The sequence TTAACATAAACCCATCTGGTCTATCTGTTCCAGTTACCAGGATATGAGTTACATTCTTACCATGTCGGAGTGAATTGTCAAGAAGATTGTAAAACACTTTCTCCAACATTGGATCTGCAAAAATTGAAACATGGTGCACATGGTTCTCTATTGTCACGTTTTTCGGAACCTGCAGATTACCAATTATTTGTTCCGGATTCTGCCAGAAAGGTTCATGGATGCCAAGATCCTGGTATTCTCTGGTAAATTCTATCTGCCTTTGAATTGCGACGGTTGCATTCTCAATAATATCAAAATAATGTGATATTTCTGGAACCAAACATTCCAATTCTGCTACTTCAATGGCACCTAGGATGACAGTCACTTTATTTAAAATATCATGCCGGGTAATACTGTTCATCAGATTTATCTGATTTGAAGCCTTTCGAAGGGCTTCTTCCGTCTTTTTTCGTTCGGAAATATCATGTGCTATACCAAGATAAACCAAATTACCTGTATTAACATCATGAATCATAGAGGCTGTTGATGAAAACCATTTCCATACCCCGTCCTTATGGCGAGCCCTGAATTCAACACCACTCCCTTTTTTTTCCGTATGGGTAACTAAATAAAAGAAACTAGTACAGACAGGAAGATCATCTGGATGGACAAATTCTGTAAAAGAATGCCCGATGACTTCTTCGGGCACATGACCAAGAAATTCAGTCCAGTTAGGTGAAATATAAATAAATAATCCCTCCTTGGAGAGAGAATAGACAACGTCATTTGCATGTTCGACAAATGAACGGAATTGTTCCTCACTTCTTCGGAGAGCTTCCTGTGCTTGTTTTCGATCTGTGATATCACGAAGCGAGAGCAAATCGGCCTTTTTCCCCTCATATCGAATTGCTTTTCCAATACTCTCAACAGTAACCCGCCGACCCTTTGCGGTGATCACATCATACTCAGCCACATATGCATCATGACCTTGAGATACTTCTACAAAATCACGAATAACATCCTTTTGAGAAACGGGGGCGATAAACTCAATAACATTCCGACCAATGAACGAAAAGATTTCATCCCCTTCAATCAGTTTTAATGCAGCACTATTCGCAAACAAAATGCTCCCCTGCATATCAACGATCAGGATGGGTTCTAGAGCATTTGTTACGAGAAAACGATATTTCTCCTCACTTTCAAGTAATGCCTGTTGTGCAATATATTGTTCTGTTACATCATGCATAACACCAAACACAACATTTGCATCAATATCATATTCGGCTAATGATTGAACATATATGATTTTCCCGTCAGTTTTACGGTGAATCTGATATGAAACATTAAATGGTTCGCCTTTTGTTATGAGGGTATGAAAGAGGTATGATAATTTTTGTTCCAATTCGGGAGGAGCAAAGGAAAGAAACTCCGTATATGGCCATTCATCTCCGGAAAGACCACAGATGTTTTGTGTGCCATGTGACAATAACACCATACCGGTATCCGGGTGGTACTCCCAGTGTCCAAATCCTGCAATTTCTTCAGCATGACGAAGCTTTTTAAGACTGTGTTCAAGGTTTTTTTTCGCCTGATATTTTTCTACAACATTTTCAATCGTAAATGCAAGATCAGTCAATAAAGTTTTTAAATCACAATTTTTTCGAACATAGGAATCTGCTTTATATTCAATGGCTCGAAGAACAACGTCTTCATCCCCTTTTCCGGTAAAAATTATAAAAGGGAGATCTCCATAGTTTTTTCGAACCTCAACCAGGAAATCAATACCATTCATGCGTGGCATGAGATAATCGGAGACAATTACGTCATAGGTTTTTTTATGTAAAACCAGAAATGCATCTTCAACTGAAGTGCAGGTGTCCACAACAAATCCCTTTTGTGAAAATAACCGGGAAGATGCAGCACAGAGGTCTGGTTCATCATCTACATACAGAACAGATATCATTCCGGCCTCTCATCATCTGAATCTTTCTTCAATATGTTGTTTTTTCCCTTTTATCCGATTATTCTGGCAAAATCAAATAAAACAAAACTCAGAAATAGTATCCTATTTTATGTATCTATATATATTATTTTGCCATGCAAGTGACTGTTTACTAAACTTCTTTTTCTAAAAAATTCTTGTGTAGGAAAATCATGTCCTTCGATTAGTACTCGAATATATATGCTGTATCCAATTTCAGGGCAAATGCTTATTGCTTTATTATTCCCCATGTATTTGGAGTAAAAGTATGCTAAAAAAAATTATTCCTGATAGTAATGAAGCACTTGAGTGTAAAATACTAAATCCAATAGAGTACTGGCTGTGGAAGTTCCGGTATGTATCTTTTCTGGCAGTGGTTTTTTGTGCTATTGCCTCTGTTGCGCTCTTTATTATGGGTACACTTGAGATTATTCATCCGATTAAAGAGATACTCATAGCAACCATTAGTTCTGCCTCAGACCATCCAACATTGAAAAATGAAGAGATATTAAAAGGATTTATTGGAGCATTAGATCTTTATCTGATAGCTGTATTCTTCCTGATCTTTAGTTTTGGTCTGTATGAGCTTATCATCTCAAAAATTGATGTGGCAAGAAATTCCTGTGATGATGTTGAGCATCCACTTCTTCAGATAACCTCTCTTGATGAACTTAAAAGTAAGATAATAAAAGTTATCATCATCATCCTGATTGTAGCATTCTTTAAAAATGTAATCTCAATGAAGATGATAGAAGTCAGTGATGCTCTTATGCTTGCAATTGCCATCCTTGCACTTTGTATTGGATCATATTTCCTGACAAAAGAACACTAATGTCGTGTACTTTAGAAAAACAACACTTTTTTTGAATATACCAAACATCTCTGACAAAGATATTCGAAAATGAAATGAGAGAGTTAAAAAAGAAGATTAATAGCTCTCACAAAAGAGCTCAAAATATGCAATTGCATGTGAACATACGGGACAAGGATCTGGAGCACTAGCTCCTTCATGGACATATCCACAGTTTCTGCATTTCCATTTTAATTGAGTATCACGTTTGAAAACAACGTCCTTTTCTATATTGGATATAAGTTTTCTAAACCTCGTCTCATGGGCAACTTCTGCTTTTGCAACCTGACGGAAAATATGAGCGATTTCAGAAAACCCTTCCTTATCTGCTACATCAGCAGCTTCAGGATATAAAATCCCCCACTCATGGTTTTCACCATCGGCTGCTGCTTTCAAATTTTCAAGGGTGGATTTAATCATACCGGATGGATATGATGTGGTTATTTCAGCTTCTCCCCCTGGCAACTGTTTAAAGAATAATTTTGCATGTTCTTTTTCATTATCAGCAGTTTCAGTAAAAATAGC comes from Methanospirillum hungatei and encodes:
- a CDS encoding PAS domain S-box protein, whose translation is MISVLYVDDEPDLCAASSRLFSQKGFVVDTCTSVEDAFLVLHKKTYDVIVSDYLMPRMNGIDFLVEVRKNYGDLPFIIFTGKGDEDVVLRAIEYKADSYVRKNCDLKTLLTDLAFTIENVVEKYQAKKNLEHSLKKLRHAEEIAGFGHWEYHPDTGMVLLSHGTQNICGLSGDEWPYTEFLSFAPPELEQKLSYLFHTLITKGEPFNVSYQIHRKTDGKIIYVQSLAEYDIDANVVFGVMHDVTEQYIAQQALLESEEKYRFLVTNALEPILIVDMQGSILFANSAALKLIEGDEIFSFIGRNVIEFIAPVSQKDVIRDFVEVSQGHDAYVAEYDVITAKGRRVTVESIGKAIRYEGKKADLLSLRDITDRKQAQEALRRSEEQFRSFVEHANDVVYSLSKEGLFIYISPNWTEFLGHVPEEVIGHSFTEFVHPDDLPVCTSFFYLVTHTEKKGSGVEFRARHKDGVWKWFSSTASMIHDVNTGNLVYLGIAHDISERKKTEEALRKASNQINLMNSITRHDILNKVTVILGAIEVAELECLVPEISHYFDIIENATVAIQRQIEFTREYQDLGIHEPFWQNPEQIIGNLQVPKNVTIENHVHHVSIFADPMLEKVFYNLLDNSLRHGKNVTHILVTGTDRPDGFMLSWEDDGVGVGVEEKELIFERGHGANTGLGLFLVREILALTGISIQETGKKGSGARFDMCIPKGAYSVNI
- a CDS encoding YqhA family protein yields the protein MLKKIIPDSNEALECKILNPIEYWLWKFRYVSFLAVVFCAIASVALFIMGTLEIIHPIKEILIATISSASDHPTLKNEEILKGFIGALDLYLIAVFFLIFSFGLYELIISKIDVARNSCDDVEHPLLQITSLDELKSKIIKVIIIILIVAFFKNVISMKMIEVSDALMLAIAILALCIGSYFLTKEH